One Penicillium oxalicum strain HP7-1 chromosome III, whole genome shotgun sequence genomic region harbors:
- a CDS encoding L-arabinitol 4-dehydrogenase: MSTATTVTKTNIGVYTNPQHDLWIAEAEPKAEDVQSGKSLKPGEVTIEVRSTGICGSDVHFWHAGCIGPMIVTGDHILGHESAGQIVAVASDVTSLKPGDRVAIEPNVICNECEPCLTGRYNGCERVAFLSTPPVDGLLRRYVNHPAIWCHKIGDMSYEDGALLEPLSVALAAIERSGLRLGDATLITGAGPIGLISLLSARAAGACPIVITDIDEGRLAFAKSLVPEVRTYKVQIGLSAEESAAGIINALNDGNGSGPDALRPRLCLECTGVESSVNSAIWSMKFGGKVFVIGVGKNEMTIPFMRLSTQEIDLQYQYRYCNTWPRAIRLVQNGVIDLHKLVTHRFALEDALKAFETAANPKTGAIKVQIMSSEEDVKAASAGQKI, from the exons ATGTCGACCGCTACCACCGTCACCAAGACCAACATCGGTGTCTACACCAACCCCCAGCATGACCTGTGGATTGCGGAGGCGGAGCCCAAGGCGGAAGATGTTCAGAGCGGCAAGAGTCTCAAGCCCGGCGAGGTGACCATTGAGGTGCGCAGCACTGGTATTTGCGG ATCGGACGTTCACTTTTGGCACGCCGGCTGCATCGGCCCCATGATCGTGACGGGCGACCACATCCTCGGCCACGAGTCTGCCGGTCAGATTGTCGCGGTCGCTTCCGACGTCACCTCTTTGAAGCCCGGAGACCGAGTCGCCATTGAGCCCAACGTGATCTGCAACGAATGTGAGCCTTGCTTGACGGGACGATACAACGGCTGCGAGCGAGTCGCCTTCCTGTCCACCCCACCCGTGGACggcctcctccgccgctATGTCAACCACCCCGCCATCTGGTGCCACAAGATCGGCGACATGAGCTATGAGGATGGTGCTTTGCTGGAGCCTCTGAGTGTGGCCTTGGCCGCCATCGAGCGCAGCGGGCTGCGCTTGGGTGACGCCACCCTCATCACCGGTGCCGGTCCCATCGGTCTGATTTCCCTGCTCAGTGCCCGCGCCGCCGGTGCCTGccccatcgtcatcaccgaCATTGACGAGGGTCGTCTGGCCTTTGCCAAGTCTCTGGTTCCTGAAGTCCGCACCTACAAGGTTCAGATCGGCCTCTCCGCCGAGGAGTCCGCGGCGGGAATCATCAATGCCCTCAACGACGGCAACGGCTCCGGCCCCGATGCGCTGCGGCCCCGTCTGTGCCTGGAGTGTACCGGTGTGGAGAGCAGTGTCAACTCCGCCATCTGGAGCATGAAGTTCGGTGGCAAGGTGTTTGTGATCGGTGTGGGCAAAAACGAGATGACCATTCCCTTCATGCGTCTGAGCACCCAGGAGATCGACCTGCAGTACCAGTACCGCTACTGCAACACCTGGCCGCGTGCCATCCGTCTGGTGCAAAACGGAGTGATTGATCTGCACAAGCTGGTCACCCACCGCTTTGCCCTGGAGGATGCGCTCAAGGCCTTTGAGACCGCGGCAAACCCCAAGACTGGCGCGATCAAGGTGCAGATCATGAGCTCCGAGGAGGACGTCAAGGCGGCCTCGGCTGGTCAGAAGATTTGA
- a CDS encoding putative alpha/beta-glucosidase agdC, producing MRGSLLLLAPLVGAAVVETRSGNTDECPGYKAVNIREHGQSLTADLVLAGEHCDSYGTDLENLKLLVEYQTDDRIHVLISDKDEEVYQVPTSVFPRPDADSHHGSDPNIRFDFEAEPFSFRVLRGKEVLFDTSETSLIFEDQYLRLRTWLPKNPYLYGLGEHSDSFRLPNKNYTRTLWSRDAYGIPENTNLYGNHPVYVDHRGAQGTHGVFFLNSNGMDIKVDQTDDGRQFLEYNTVGGVFDLYFLAGPSPKEVAKQYSEVVGLPAMQAYWTFGFHNCRYGYRDVYDVAEAVHNYSAARIPLETMWTDIDYMDRRRVFTLDPERYPLEKMRELVDYLHKHDQHYIVMVDPAVSDSDNGAANRGKEQNVFLNRDGVVYQGAVWPGVTVYPDWFAPTTQEWWDGEFERFFNPSTGVDIDGLWIDMNEAANFCPWPCKDPVAYSEESDLPPAAPPVRDSSPRPLPGFPADFQPAKSSGKVRRAHGSKAGLPNRDLVSPAYQIANAAGSLSNKTIDTDLIHQGEDGYAEYDTHNLYGTMMSTASRHAMSVRRPSVRPLVITRSTFAGAGTQVGHWLGDNLSEWEKYRTSIRQMLAFAAIFQIPMVGSDVCGFGGNTTEELCARWATLGAFNPFYRNHNGLDSIPQEFYRWPTVADAARKAIEIRYRLLDYLYTAFHRQTQTGEPFLQPMFYVYPEDKKTFANEAQFFYGDALLVSPVQDVGETTVDAYLPKDLFYDWYTGAKVNGKGATKKLKNVGVTEIPIHIRGGSIIPLRAESAMTTKELRRRGFEILVAPDNKGYASGSLYLDDGESLETSSSEIEFEYSKGRLSIRGLFGYQTNVAIEAVTILGQDRPRKQARGEEYDAARQSLTKEVNVSLSGPAEIII from the exons ATGCGGGGATCGCTGCTACTTCTGGCACCCCTCGTGGGCGCCGCCGTGGTTGAGACTCGATCCGGAAATACTGATGAGTGCCCCGGTTACAAGGCAGTGAATATCCGCGAGCACGGCCAGTCCTTGACGGCTGATCTGGTTCTCGCGGGTGAGCACTGTGACAGCTATGGCACTGACTTGGAGAACTTGAAGCTCCTCGTCGAATACCAGACTG ATGATCGCATCCATGTCCTCATCTCGGATAAGGACGAGGAAGTCTACCAGGTGCCGACATCGGTTTTCCCTCGACCGGACGCAGACAGTCACCATGGCAGCGACCCCAACATTCGCTTCGACTTTGAGGCTGAGCCGTTCTCTTTCCGCGTTCTCCGTGGGAAAGAGGTCCTCTTTGACACTTCCGAGACAAGCTTGATCTTCGAAGATCAATACCTCAGACTGCGCACCTGGCTTCCCAAGAACCCGTATCTGTACGGTCTGGGTGAACACTCTGATTCTTTCCGTCTGCCCAACAAGAACTACACCCGCACTCTCTGGAGCCGTGATGCCTACGGTATCCCCGAGAACACCAACCTGTACGGCAACCACCCGGTCTACGTTGACCACCGAGGTGCCCAGGGTACCCACGGTGTGTTCTTCCTGAACTCCAACGGCATGGATATCAAGGTGGACCAGACCGATGACGGCCGTCAATTCTTGGAGTACAACACCGTCGGTGGTGTCTTTGACCTTTACTTCCTTGCGGGTCCCTCTCCCAAGGAGGTGGCCAAGCAGTACTCGGAGGTCGTTGGTCTTCCCGCCATGCAGGCATACTGGACCTTTGGT TTCCACAACTGTCGTTACGGATACCGCGATGTTTATGATGTCGCCGAGGCCGTTCACAACTACAGCGCGGCTCGCATTCCTCTGGAGACCATGTGGACCGATATTGACTATATGGATCGTCGCCGAGTTTTCACCCTTGATCCCGAGCGTTATCCTCTTGAGAAGATGCGCGAGCTGGTCGACTACCTGCACAAGCACGACCAGCACTACATCGTGATGGTTGATCCTGCTGTGAGCGACAGCG ACAATGGCGCAGCCAACCGAGGCAAGGAGCAAAATGTTTTCCTGAACCGCGACGGAGTGGTCTATCAAG GCGCTGTCTGGCCCGGAGTTACAGTCTACCCGGACTGGTTCGCACCCACGACTCAAGAATGGTGGGATGGCGAGTTTGAGCGGTTCTTCAACCCTTCCACTGGTGTTGACATTGACGGACTGTGGATTGATATGAACGAGGCTGCCAACTTCTGCCCTTGGCCCTGCAAGGACCCCGTTGCTTACTCGGAGGAGAGTGACCTGCCTCCTGCTGCTCCCCCGGTTCGTGACTCGTCGCCTCGTCCGCTGCCCGGCTTCCCGGCCGACTTCCAGCCCGCGAAGTCTTCAGGCAAGGTTCGTCGTGCACACGGCAGCAAGGCAGGCCTGCCCAACCGGGACTTGGTCTCGCCAGCGTACCAGATCGCCAATGCCGCCGGTTCTTTGAGCAACAAGACCATTGATACGGATCTCATTCACCAAGGAGAGGATGGGTACGCCGAGTACGACACCCACAACCTCTACGGTACCA TGATGAGCACTGCCTCTCGCCATGCTATGAGCGTGCGTCGTCCTTCCGTTCGTCCTCTGGTCATCACCCGAAGCACATTCGCGGGTGCGGGTACTCAAGTTGGTCACTG GCTCGGTGACAACCTTAGCGAATGGGAAAAGTATCGCACTTCTATCAGACAGATGCTGGCGTTTGCCGCCATTTTCCAGATCCCCATGGTCGGGTCTGACGTCTGCGGTTTCGGCGGCAACACGACCGAGGAGCTTTGCGCTCGCTGGGCCACGCTGGGTGCGTTCAACCCCTTCTACCGCAACCACAATGGCCTCGACTCCATCCCCCAGGAGTTCTACCGCTGGCCCACGGTCGCGGATGCGGCTCGCAAGGCCATTGAAATCCGTTACCGCCTCCTCGACTACCTCTACACTGCGTTCCACCGCCAGACCCAGACCGGTGAGCCCTTCTTGCAGCCCATGTTCTACGTCTACCCCGAAGACAAGAAAACTTTTGCCAACGAGGCTCAATTCTTCTACGGTGATGCTCTCCTCGTCTCCCCCGTCCAAGATGTCGGGGAGACCACCGTCGACGCCTACCTGCCCAAGGATCTCTTCTATGACTGGTACACCGGCGCCAAGGTCAACGGCAAGGGTGCCACCAAGAAGCTGAAGAATGTTGGCGTCACCGAGAtccccatccacatccgcGGCGGAAGCATCATCCCGCTGCGTGCCGAGAGTGCGATGACCACGAAGGAGCTGCGCCGTCGTGGCTTTGAGATCCTGGTTGCTCCCGACAACAAGGGCTATGCCTCGGGCTCATTGTACCTGGACGATGGCGAGTCCCTCGAGACCAGCAGCAGTGAGATTGAGTTTGAATACAGTAAAGGCCGTCTCTCCATCCGCGGTCTGTTTGGCTACCAGACGAATGTGGCGATTGAAGCTGTCACCATTCTGGGACAGGATCGCCCACGGAAGCAGGCACGTGGCGAGGAGTATGATGCGGCTCGACAAAGCCTCACCAAGGAGGTGAATGTGTCTCTGAGCGGACCCGCGGAAATTATCATTTAG
- a CDS encoding putative glycosidase crf1, whose amino-acid sequence MPSFFKYAAVALAAAAPFASAQTFTDCDPLKKTCPANAGTTETKMNFDFTKPSGLNKWKTTAGKVNAGPNGAAFTVAQQGDAPTIETDFYIFYGEVSVTMQAAPGQGIVSSIVFESDDLDEIDWEALGGNTAQIETNYFGKGDTTTYNRDTWPAVANPQTTFHTYTVNWQKDKTVWSIDGQAVRTLHYSDASGGSRYPQTPMRVRLGVWAGGDPRNGKGTIEWAGGATDYSQAPFSMYVKSVSITNTNPADSYTYTDNTGSSDSIKISGAGALSETSVSSGSVSATTSNVRSKSTATGTHTTMATTVQTSTSSQATTTSSTSTEGSSSSSSSSGSASSSSSSSSATQAVPSYNAAPSVIASYLGPVSLLGLVTALLQL is encoded by the exons ATGCCGTCATTCTTCAAGTATGCCGCCGTGGCTCTCGCTGCCGCCGCTCCCTTTGCCTCGGCGCAGACCTTCACCGACTGTGACCCGCTGAAGAAGACCTGCCCAGCCAATGCAGGCACGACAGAGACCAAGATGAACTTTGACTTCACCAAGCCCTCTGGTCTGAACAAGTGGAAGACCACGGCGGGCAAAGTTAATGCTGGCCCCAATGGTGCTGCTTTCACCGTTGCCCAGCAGGGTGATGCACCGACTATCGAGACCGACTTCTACATCTTCTATGGTGAGGTCTCGGTGACCATGCAGGCCGCCCCGGGCCAGGGTATTGTCAGCTCTATTGTCTTTGAGTCGGATGAtctggatgagattgactgG GAGGCGCTTGGTGGTAACACTGCCCAGATTGAGACCAACTACTTTGGCAAGGGTGATACTACCACCTACAACCGGGACACCTGGCCCGCTGTGGCCAACCCTCAGACTACCTTCCACACCTACACGGTGAACTGGCAGAAGGACAAGACAGTCTGGTCGATCGATGGCCAGGCCGTCCGCACTCTTCACTACTCGGACGCCTCTGGCGGTTCTCGTTACCCTCAGACCCCCATGCGCGTTCGCCTCGGTGTCTGGGCTGGTGGTGATCCCCGCAACGGCAAGGGTACCATTGAGTGGGCTGGCGGTGCCACCGATTACTCCCAGGCTCCCTTCTCCATGTATGTCAAGTCGGTTTCCATCACCAACACCAACCCGGCCGACTCCTACACCTACACCGACAACACTGGCTCCTCGGACAGCATCAAGATCAGCGGTGCGGGTGCCCTCAGTGAGACTTCCGTCTCCTCGGGCTCCGTGAGCGCAACCACCTCGAATGTCAGGTCCAAGTCCACTGCTACCGGTACCCACaccaccatggccaccacCGTCCAGACCTCTACTTCCAGCCAGGCCACCACTACTAGCTCTACCTCCACCGAGGgctcttccagctccagctcctcttccggatctgcttcttccagctcatcctccagctcggccaCCCAGGCTGTCCCCTCTTACAACGCTGCTCCCAGTGTCATTGCCAGTTACCTCGGCCCAGTCTCCCTCCTGGGTCTCGTGACTGCTCTCCTCCAGCTGTAA
- a CDS encoding putative threonine--tRNA ligase: MRAVIRLQPRLFARPAIHGVATWSSVRSQWLSTSASRSCSCADAANGRPTKEAPFPPPNDHRALGTSLELFATSNYSPGSPLFLPSGTHVINKLISFLRTQYLQYGFREVLTPTIYKQSLWEISGHWQNYKDDMYEVTGRGATGATEGEIGEDEAYGLKPMNCPGHCLLFKSQNHSYRELPVRYADFSPLHRNEISGALTGLTRVRRFHQDDGHIFCRPSQIKSEIASALGFVDMVMTTFGLGPYRLVLSTRPETDYIGTLEQWENAEHQLREALDSTGRDWALNEGDGAFYGPKIDIQLQDHAGKFHQLSTIQLDMNLPQRFELEYQVAEGEEDYNPATPGVARPVLVHRAIFGSLERFLALLIEQHGGHWPFWLSPRQGIILTVNQDEAVVRQAQQAVSQFSGFKVLESGGSATPPRPLSSVDSTFLIDVDSSAQTLSKKIQRAKQMKYNFIFVLGSRDVAEGGITLDVTGQMQSKTDPDAKEFQTLLTSQLGEQALKNPRAVKLKMDQVHPLLVQLERSFL; encoded by the coding sequence ATGCGCGCCGTCATTCGGCTACAGCCACGGTTGTTTGCCAGGCCTGCCATCCATGGAGTCGCGACTTGGTCCTCGGTCCGGTCACAATGGCTGTCCACAAGCGCGTCCCGTTCATGTTCATGCGCGGATGCGGCCAACGGCCGACCGACCAAAGAGGcgcccttcccccctccgaATGACCATCGAGCTCTGGGAACCAGCCTGGAGCTGTTTGCTACATCCAACTACAGTCCTGGCTCCCCGCTCTTCCTGCCGAGTGGAACGCACGTCATCAACAAGctcatctccttcctccGCACGCAGTACCTGCAGTACGGCTTCCGCGAAGTCCTCACCCCGACGATCTATAAACAGTCCCTGTGGGAAATCTCAGGCCATTGGCAAAATTACAAGGATGATATGTACGAGGTGACGGGTCGCGGCGCGACGGGCGCGACGGAGGGCGAGATTGGAGAGGATGAGGCGTACGGGCTAAAGCCGATGAACTGTCCCGGCCACTGCTTGCTCTTCAAGTCACAGAATCACTCCTACCGTGAACTCCCGGTTCGCTATGCGGACTTCAGCCCGCTGCACCGAAACGAAATTTCCGGCGCGTTGACGGGTCTGACTCGAGTGCGGCGCTTCCATCAGGACGACGGGCACATCTTCTGTCGTCCGTCCCAGATCAAATCAGAGATCGCGTCCGCTCTGGGATTTGTGGACATGGTCATGACTACGTTTGGGCTGGGACCATACCGGTTAGTCTTGTCCACGAGGCCGGAGACGGATTACATTGGGACACTGGAGCAATGGGAGAATGCAGAGCACCAATTACGAGAGGCTCTCGACAGCACGGGACGCGATTGGGCTTTGAACGAGGGGGATGGGGCATTTTACGGGCCCAAAATTGATATCCAGCTCCAAGATCACGCGGGGAAGTTCCACCAGTTGTCAACCATTCAGCTGGACATGAACCTGCCCCAGCGGTTTGAGTTGGAGTATCAAGTGGccgagggtgaagaagactACAACCCAGCCACACCCGGCGTTGCAAGACCGGTACTTGTGCACCGTGCAATTTTCGGCTCCCTCGAACGATTCCTGGCATTGCTTATTGAGCAACATGGTGGCCATTGGCCATTCTGGCTGTCTCCTCGCCAAGGCATCATCTTGACCGTGAACCAGGACGAGGCTGTGGTGCGCCAGGCTCAGCAGGCTGTGTCTCAATTCTCCGGGTTCAAGGTCCTTGAAAGTGGCGGAAGCGCTACACCACCACGTCCGCTATCCTCGGTCGATTCTACCTTCCTCATCGACGTGGACAGTAGTGCGCAGACCCTCAGCAAAAAGATCCAGCGGGCCAAGCAGATGAAGTACAACTTCATCTTCGTTCTTGGCTCGCGGGACGTTGCCGAGGGGGGGATCACCTTGGATGTCACCGGTCAGATGCAGAGCAAGACCGATCCTGACGCCAAGGAGTTCCAGACTCTCCTGACATCGCAGCTTGGAGAACAGGCACTCAAAAATCCACGTGCCGTGAAGCTCAAGATGGACCAGGTGCATCCATTGCTTGTCCAACTGGAGCGAAGCTTCCTCTGA
- a CDS encoding 2-isopropylmalate synthase: MPMLKDPSKKYKPYKPLNLPNRTWPDKQITSAPRWLATDLRDGNQSLPDPMDGAQKYRFFKKLVELGYKEIEVSFPSASQIDFDFTRRLVEEPGLTPDDVWLQVLAPCREDLIRRTVDSLRGAKKAILHIYLATSPCFRQIVFNMDKKQSLEKAVACTKYARSITKDDPSMAGTQWQFEFSPETFSDTEPEFAVEVCEAVKAAWEPTVENPIIFNLPATVEMSTPNVYADQIEYFCTSMTEREKFVVSLHPHNDRGCAVAAAELAQMAGAQRVEGTLFGNGERTGNVDLVTLALNLYTQGVSPNVDFSDIPSVIKLVEECNKIPVNERWPYGGALVTSAFSGSHQDAVKKGFAIREKAGATDDDEWVMPYLPLDPKDIGRNYEAVIRVNSQSGKGGAAWIILRTLELDLPRGLQVEFSKVVQRETERVSRELRPTELVSLFEDAYHLKSNPRFTLVDYNITTDRSQSPAPPEPGKALNTQNLKRRFTGIIEIDGVQHAITGVGNGAISALAAALSTLSIDLDVIDYKEHSISQSNSGGLGREVKAATYIQCTAAGSKEQVWGVGIHADVVQASLIALLSAASSFLASRAGSPAPFRPIRSNTLTNEDLHALEQLTGSPETATANGGLAPKVNIDALTRQAEMQ; the protein is encoded by the exons ATGCCGAT GCTCAAAGATCCATCAAAAAAGTACAAGCCTTACAAGCCGCTCAACCTCCCCAACCGAACATGGCCCGACAAGCAAATCACCTCTGCACCCAGATGGCTCGCGACGGATCTTCGTGACGGCAATCAATCTCTGCCTGATCCCATGGATGGAGCGCAAAAATACCGCTTCTTCAAAAAACTCGTGGAACTAGGCTACAAGGAAATCGAGGTCTCGTTCCCCTCTGCATCTCAAATTGACTTTGACTTTACTCGCCGCCTCGTGGAGGAACCCGGCCTCACCCCCGACGATGTCTGGCTTCAGGTGCTTGCGCCTTGTCGTGAAGACCTCATCCGTCGCACGGTGGACTCTCTGAGGGGTGCCAAGAAGGCAATTCTGCACATCTATCTCGCTACCAGCCCTTGTTTCCGTCAGATCGTCTTCAACATGGACAAGAAGCAAAGTCTGGAAAAGGCCGTCGCCTGCACCAAGTATGCCCGCTCGATCACCAAGGATGACCCGTCCATGGCGGGTACGCAATGGCAGTTTGAATTCTCCCCAGAGACATTCTCGGATACGGAGCCCGAGTTCGCGGTCGAGGTCTGTGAGGCTGTCAAGGCGGCCTGGGAGCCGACGGTAGAGAatcccatcatcttcaacctcCCGGCCACCGTCGAGATGTCGACGCCCAACGTCTACGCCGATCAGATTGAGTACTTCTGCACGTCCATGACTGAGCGTGAGAAGTTCGTGGTCTCTCTGCATCCTCACAACGACCGTGGTTGCGCCGTTGCGGCGGCTGAGCTTGCCCAGATGGCCGGCGCTCAGCGTGTCGAGGGAACTCTTTTCGGTAACGGTGAGCGGACTGGCAATGTCGACCTGGTCACTCTTGCTCTCAATTTGTACACGCAGGGTGTCTCCCCGAATGTGGACTTTTCCGATATTCCCTCGGTCATCAAGCTTGTGGAGGAGTGCAACAAGATTCCCGTCAATGAGCGCTGGCCTTACGGTGGTGCTCTGGTCACCAG TGCCTTCAGTGGAAGCCATCAAGACGCCGTCAAGAAGGGCTTTGCCATTCGCGAAAAGGCCGGTGCCACCGACGACGACGAATGGGTCATGCCTTACCTGCCGCTCGACCCCAAGGACATTGGACGCAACTACGAGGCTGTCATCCGTGTCAACTCGCAAAGCGGCAAGGGTGGAGCTGCGTGGATCATCCTGCGCACTCTGGAGCTGGATCTTCCTCGTGGTCTGCAAGTTGAGTTCAGCAAGGTCGTGCAGAGGGAAACCGAGCGTGTCAGCCGCGAGCTCCGCCCAACCGAGCTTGTCTCCCTCTTCGAGGACGCCTACCATCTCAAGTCCAACCCTCGCTTCACCCTCGTGGACTACAACATCACCACGGATCGCTCCCAGTCTCCTGCACCTCCCGAGCCCGGCAAGGCCCTCAACACTCAAAATCTCAAGCGTCGCTTCACGGGTATCATCGAGATCGACGGTGTTCAGCACGCTATCACTGGCGTGGGTAACGGTGCTATCTCTGCTCTTGCTGCCGCCCTATCCACTCTGAGCATCGATCTCGATGTTATCGATTACAAGGAGCACTCCATCAGCCAGAGCAACTCTGGTGGCCTGGGTCGTGAGGTCAAGGCCGCCACTTACATTCAATGTACCGCTGCCGGCAGCAAGGAACAGGTTTGGGGCGTTGGCATCCACGCCGATGTGGTACAGGCTTCCCTGATCGCTCTGCTCAGCGCTGCTAGTTCC TTCCTTGCGTCTCGCGCTGGTTCCCCAGCTCCCTTCCGCCCTATTCGATCCAATACCCTCACAAATGAAGATCTCCACGCTCTCGAGCAGCTGACCGGATCACCCGAAACTGCAACTGCCAATGGTGGTCTGGCCCCCAAGGTCAACATTGACGCTCTCACCCGTCAAGCCGAGATGCAGTAA